In Tachysurus vachellii isolate PV-2020 chromosome 1, HZAU_Pvac_v1, whole genome shotgun sequence, a genomic segment contains:
- the zfand6 gene encoding AN1-type zinc finger protein 6, translating into MAQETKQTQVPRLCSTGCGFYGDPRTNGMCSICYKDFLQMTNSGRVNETVSVPEVSSSLSSLEQSLSASSTSVTPAGVTEEVETLGTLEKAVTKTQEVTASGSDASTSSATTESAKSKPKKNRCFICRKKLGLTGFDCRCGNVFCSVHRYTDVHNCAFDYKADGAEKIRKENPVIVCEKVTKI; encoded by the exons ATGGCTCAggagacaaaacagacacaggTTCCCCGGCTGTGCTCCACTGGCTGTGGCTTCTATGGAGACCCACGCACCAATGGCATGTGCTCCATCTGCTACAAAGACTTCCTGCAGATGACAAACAGCGGCAGGGTCaatgagacag TGTCAGTGCCTGAAGTGTCGTCCAGCCTGAGCAGTTTAGAGCAATCTCTGTCTGCATCATCCACCTCCGTTACTCCCGCAGGAGTCACAGAAGAGGTTGAAACTTTAGGAACTTTAGAAAAAGCAGTGACAAAAACTCAAGAAGTAACAG CCTCGGGATCAGACGCATCCACTTCGTCAGCCACCACAGAGTCGGCCAAATCCAAACCCAAAAAGAACCGCTGCTTCATCTGCCGCAAGAAATTGGGCCTGACGG GTTTTGACTGCCGCTGTGGAAATGTGTTCTGTAGTGTTCACCGATACACTGATGTCCATAACTGCGCCTTCGACTATAAAGCTGATGGTGCTGAGAAAATTAGGAAAGAAAACCCGGTCATCGTTTGTGAAAAAGTCACAAAGATATGA